One segment of Rosa chinensis cultivar Old Blush chromosome 6, RchiOBHm-V2, whole genome shotgun sequence DNA contains the following:
- the LOC112173078 gene encoding profilin, translating into MSWQQYVDEHLMCEIDGNALTAAAILGQDGSVWSKSANFPQFKPEEIAAIMKDFDQPGTLAPTGLFLGGTKYMVIQGEAGAVIRGKKGSGGITVKKTSQALIIGIYDEPLTPGQCNMIVERLGDYLIEQGL; encoded by the exons ATGTCGTGGCAGCAGTACGTGGACGAGCACTTGATGTGCGAAATCGACGGCAACGCCCTCACGGCCGCCGCCATCCTCGGCCAAGACGGCAGCGTTTGGTCCAAGAGCGCCAACTTTCCTCAG TTTAAGCCGGAAGAGATTGCGGCCATTATGAAAGATTTTGATCAACCCGGAACGCTTGCCCCCACTGGATTATTCCTTGGAGGCACTAAGTATATGGTGATTCAAGGTGAAGCCGGAGCGGTAATTCGTGGAAAGAAG GGCTCTGGTGGCATTACTGTTAAGAAGACCAGTCAGGCCTTGATCATTGGCATATATGATGAACCTTTGACTCCTGGGCAGTGCAACATGATAGTTGAAAGGCTGGGCGATTATCTTATTGAACAGGGTCTGTAA